The DNA segment CCCCAGCTTGCGGACGGGGGCGAAGCCGATCTTGAGGCGATCCGCCAAGGCGGCGCCGAAGATGAATCCTCGCGACTCGATGGCGACGATGCGATCGAACGCGCGACCGCGCAGCCGCCCTTCCATGTCGTCGAGGACGGATTGGAATGCCTTCGGCTCGCCGAGGATCGGCGTGATGTCCTTGAAGAGGATGCCAGGCTGCGGGAAGTCGGGAACGTCGCGGATCAGCGTGCGGACCTGTACCAGGGAGCCCATTCGCCGCATCCTCGCAAAAAACCGGCCGCCGGTCCCATGGGGGGGTTGGGACCGACGGCCGCGGGATCGGCCGAAGCCGGAAACCCGTGCGGTGTGTAGCAACGCGGCGCGTCGGCGGCAACGAAAAGCGTCAGCGCAGAAACCCCAGCGGATCCCGGGGCTGGGTACCGACGCGGACCTCGAAATGCAGGTGCGGTCCGGTGGCGTTGCCCGTCTTTCCTACCCGCGCGATCTGCTCTCCGCGCGACACCTTGTCGCCCTGCGAAACCAGGTTCTTCGCGTTGTGCGCGTACACCGTCACGACGTCGCGGTCGTGGGCGAGCAGGACCAGGTTCCCGTACCCGCGCTGCTCGCCCGAGAAGAGCACGATCCCGTCTTCGGCCGCGCGCACCGGGGTCCCCTCGGGACACGCAAGATCGATCCCGTCGTGGTGATCGCGCTCCCGCTCCCCGAATCCGGAGATGAGGACGCCCGGCGCAGGCCAGGCGAGGGGCTCGCCCAGCGCGGCGGGGTCGAGCCGCTGCACTCCCGCGCGAGGAATGGACGAAGGCGAGCGGCGGCGGACCGGAGCGCGAGTCATCAGCGGCGGATCGGGGGGCGGAATCGGCAGCTCCCGCTCCGCTCCCGGTACGAAGAGCGAGCTCCCTGCGGCGAGCTGGGCGGCATTCTCGAGGGCGTTCTCGCGCAGCATGATCTCCAGCGGTACCCCGTAGGTGCGGGCGATGCGCCAGAGCGTCTCGCCGGCGCGCACGTGGTGCACGACTCCGGCCTGCTGAATGACCTTTTCCTCGGGCCGCGCCGTGCGGTGCGCGCAGGCGCACGCGGAGACGCACAGGATGAGCGTCAGTCGCGCACGAGCCCGGGCAGCTCCCAATCCTTCAGCTCCTCGACGAGCTCCTTCCGGGTCAGGTCGAGGTGCAGCGGCGTCACCGAGATGAGCCGCCGATCGAACACCGCGTTGCAGTCGCTGCCCGGGACGTTTTCGTGCGCCTGCTCGTCTCCGCCAATCCAGTAGTACGCGCGCCCGCGA comes from the Deltaproteobacteria bacterium genome and includes:
- a CDS encoding M23 family metallopeptidase; translation: MLRENALENAAQLAAGSSLFVPGAERELPIPPPDPPLMTRAPVRRRSPSSIPRAGVQRLDPAALGEPLAWPAPGVLISGFGERERDHHDGIDLACPEGTPVRAAEDGIVLFSGEQRGYGNLVLLAHDRDVVTVYAHNAKNLVSQGDKVSRGEQIARVGKTGNATGPHLHFEVRVGTQPRDPLGFLR